One window from the genome of Glycine soja cultivar W05 chromosome 12, ASM419377v2, whole genome shotgun sequence encodes:
- the LOC114379191 gene encoding calmodulin-like protein 3, translating into MDPMELKRVFQMFDRNGDGRISLKELSDSLENLGILIPDKDLAQMIERIDLNGDGCVDMDEFGDLYESIMEERDEEEDMREAFNVFDQNRDGFITVEELRRVLASLGLKQGGTLDECKKMITKVDVDGDGMVNYKEFRQMMKGGGFTALS; encoded by the coding sequence ATGGATCCTATGGAGCTTAAGCGTGTTTTCCAAATGTTCGACCGAAACGGTGACGGGAGAATCTCATTGAAGGAGTTGAGTGATTCATTGGAGAATCTGGGCATCTTGATCCCGGACAAGGACCTTGCTCAGATGATCGAGAGGATTGACCTGAACGGAGACGGTTGCGTGGACATGGATGAGTTTGGAGACTTATACGAGTCCATCATGGAGGAGCGTGACGAGGAGGAGGACATGAGGGAGGCCTTCAACGTCTTCGATCAAAACCGCGACGGTTTCATAACCGTCGAGGAACTGCGAAGGGTGTTGGCCTCCCTCGGACTCAAACAAGGGGGGACCCTTGACGAGTGCAAGAAGATGATCACCAAAGTCGATGTTGATGGGGATGGCATGGTTAATTACAAAGAGTTCAGGCAAATGATGAAGGGGGGAGGCTTTACTGCTCTTAGTTAG
- the LOC114379515 gene encoding protein FAR1-RELATED SEQUENCE 2-like isoform X1 yields the protein MSNEFSTRIEGIRWSIYASPYPNHFFCVLSVARNRGSKIISRITHRFHHDPIMEVEIDGSVTVETVGNTAMGEVSSIADDNREGGSSVEPNDKQDQHDNMTQDSSGGITIPTAIPTVSVVSVEEPYVGQEFGSEAAAHAFYNAYATDVGFIVRVSKLSRSRRDGTAIGRTLVCNKEGFRMADKREKIVRQRAETRVGCRAMIMVRKLSSGKWVIAKFVKEHTHPLTPGKGRRDFYYEQYPTEQDKIRELSQQLATEKKRSAAYKRHLELIFEQIEEQNENLSKKIQHIVDSVKEMEAKEEHSRQWEGDGSQRRTY from the exons ATGTCCAATGAGTTTTCGACACGTATAGAGGGCATTCGGTGGTCCATATATGCCTCGCCTTACCCAAATCATTTCTTCTGTGTTCTCTCTGTAGCACGGAACAGAGGATCGAAAATAATCAGCCGCATCACACACCGTTTCCACCACGATCCAATTA TGGAGGTTGAGATTGATGGCTCTGTTACTGTCGAAACAGTAGGAAATACTGCTATGGGTGAGGTCAGTAGCATAGCTGATGACAACAGAGAAGGTGGAAGTTCTGTTGAACCAAATGACAAACAAGATCAACATGATAACATGACTCAAGATTCCTCTGGAGGGATCACTATCCCAACTGCAATTCCCACAGTATCAGTTGTTTCAGTTGAAGAGCCCTATGTGGGTCAGGAGTTTGGGTCAGAAGCAGCAGCACATGCATTTTATAATGCTTATGCTACAGATGTTGGATTCATTGTACGTGTGAGTAAACTCTCGCGGTCAAGGCGTGATGGAACTGCTATTGGACGCACTCTTGTTTGCAACAAAGAGGGTTTCAGAATGGCTGACAAACGTGAAAAGATTGTGAGGCAAAGGGCTGAGACCAGGGTTGGTTGCAGGGCAATGATTATGGTGAGGAAACTTAGTTCTGGCAAATGGGTTATTGCAAAGTTTGTAAAGGAACACACACATCCGTTGACTCCTGGCAAAGGTAGAAGGGATTTCTACTATGAACAATATCCG ACTGAACAAGATAAAATTCGGGAACTATCTCAGCAGTTGGCAACTGAGAAAAAGCGATCTGCGGCCTATAAAAGGCATCTTGAATTGATATTTGAGCAAATTGAAGAGCAGAACGAGAACCTTTCAAAGAAAATACAGCACATAGTAGACAGTGTGAAGGAGATGGAAGCCAAAGAAGAACATAGTAGACAGTGGGAAGGAGATGGAAGCCAAAGAAGAACATATTAG
- the LOC114379515 gene encoding protein FAR1-RELATED SEQUENCE 6-like isoform X2 has product MGEVSSIADDNREGGSSVEPNDKQDQHDNMTQDSSGGITIPTAIPTVSVVSVEEPYVGQEFGSEAAAHAFYNAYATDVGFIVRVSKLSRSRRDGTAIGRTLVCNKEGFRMADKREKIVRQRAETRVGCRAMIMVRKLSSGKWVIAKFVKEHTHPLTPGKGRRDFYYEQYPTEQDKIRELSQQLATEKKRSAAYKRHLELIFEQIEEQNENLSKKIQHIVDSVKEMEAKEEHSRQWEGDGSQRRTY; this is encoded by the exons ATGGGTGAGGTCAGTAGCATAGCTGATGACAACAGAGAAGGTGGAAGTTCTGTTGAACCAAATGACAAACAAGATCAACATGATAACATGACTCAAGATTCCTCTGGAGGGATCACTATCCCAACTGCAATTCCCACAGTATCAGTTGTTTCAGTTGAAGAGCCCTATGTGGGTCAGGAGTTTGGGTCAGAAGCAGCAGCACATGCATTTTATAATGCTTATGCTACAGATGTTGGATTCATTGTACGTGTGAGTAAACTCTCGCGGTCAAGGCGTGATGGAACTGCTATTGGACGCACTCTTGTTTGCAACAAAGAGGGTTTCAGAATGGCTGACAAACGTGAAAAGATTGTGAGGCAAAGGGCTGAGACCAGGGTTGGTTGCAGGGCAATGATTATGGTGAGGAAACTTAGTTCTGGCAAATGGGTTATTGCAAAGTTTGTAAAGGAACACACACATCCGTTGACTCCTGGCAAAGGTAGAAGGGATTTCTACTATGAACAATATCCG ACTGAACAAGATAAAATTCGGGAACTATCTCAGCAGTTGGCAACTGAGAAAAAGCGATCTGCGGCCTATAAAAGGCATCTTGAATTGATATTTGAGCAAATTGAAGAGCAGAACGAGAACCTTTCAAAGAAAATACAGCACATAGTAGACAGTGTGAAGGAGATGGAAGCCAAAGAAGAACATAGTAGACAGTGGGAAGGAGATGGAAGCCAAAGAAGAACATATTAG